The Manihot esculenta cultivar AM560-2 chromosome 8, M.esculenta_v8, whole genome shotgun sequence genomic interval ATTCTACAAAATCAATATAATTCAtccatcaaaattaaatttattcaagAAAATTAATATCACTTATTTATCAAATTCAGAAGTCAACATCTTCAAGAAATCTAAGTTCTGGTACGATGAATAGAAGAAATAAATTGCAACAGAGTGAAAAAGTTGTCTAACAAATACTCTCGCATCTTCAACAAATTCATCTTCCCCTTTCATTGTCGACGTCGTTATCCATAAAATGAATAACAAAAGGACTCAAATCCAGAATCGCAGCTCACTCTCGAATTTCAATATCCTCATCGTTGCCGTGTTTGTTGACTTCAAAATTGTAGCGTTCGTCGATCCCAGCATCGCAACGTCTTCCGATCGGAATGAGAGGACTAGGAAGATAATTTGTTTTAGATTAAATGAGAGGATCAAAAAAGAAAGAGGGAGAAGGGGAGATTAGTTTCTGCATTTAGAGATTAGATTAGagtatttaaaactttttacataagagatattttaattaaagttaaaagtTATAAGGATTAACTAATAATTcaagaattttataataattttttttaatattatataaaaattaaaatataaaatatttttacatatcTCTATATCGTTTATTAGATTAAAAGTgaaatttataaatgaaatatatagctaaaatttattaaaatttgaacttttatttatattatttcaaattttattaatttcaatgcaattaatttagtataataattagacatattttatatattattatatatttcaaaaaaaaaattataaagtttagTGGGTCGATTCCACTCCACTGGAGAAATTATAGAATGAATCATTGtctatataaataaaaactagacgactatataaaaataaaaaaaaaataattatttttatgatgtAAGCATCTTGCCGCTATTCGACAACAGAGGGGGAGAGAGAGGGCTTCCTGAGATAATGAGGTGAGGGAGGGGCTGGAGAGGAGGGATATGGACAGAGACAGGGGAGGGTTGCATTTGTAACGAGTGTGTTTTAATCTTTTTCATATTGATGGAGAATGATCATATAGTTGCTAGAATAATCCTcaatataattttcaaaatataaagaacgactagtaataataaaaataatacctGAAAACTAAATTGTTCCAGCGATTAAAGCAAATAGAGGGGGCTTCTCTTACAATATTTACTCAAATTTGATTATGCTTATCATCTAAAAGAAATGATTAACAGTAATGACAGCTGCCAAAGATATGAAGTTTATAATTCACTTGTCAATTTTACTTAAAAGTCTAAGGAAAGCAATAAAGAGAACTGATATTGGCTACATGCTTTCAGGTCTTTGGGAATTCTTTGCTTTTAAGCTGAACTGGAATGCATTTGGCTACAAAACCAATTGGCCAAGACACAGCTGCAATGGCAATGCAAACACCCCATTGCCCCCAATTTAGCCTCTCGGTCCCTGCAAATCTCCTCAGAAGCTCAACCATCAGCACTTGaagaacaatggtaattccaatGATCGCTAAGAACAATTTGTTCTTATGTATTCCTCTGAATATATTCTTCTTTTCCATGTTCCTTGCATTGAACTCATTAAAGACTTGACACAGGACAAAAGTATTGAAGACGATAGTATTCTTTACCTTCTCATTCACACCAAAGATGGATTTTGCTTTGAATTCTAGAATAAGCAAGACAGCAACCTGATACAACGCTTGGGCAATGAGATTCCTCCACATGATTTTGGTGATAAGTGGCTCTGATCTACCCACAGGTGGCTTTTTCATGAGATCATTGGTGGGTTGCTCAGTGGCCAAGGCTAGTGCTCCCAATGTGTCCATAATGAGGTTCACCCACAATAGCTGAACTGCAGTTAAAGGGACTTTACCGGAATAAACAGCTGCAACAAAGTTGATGGCGAGAGCAGCAACATTGACTGTGAGTTGAAACTGAAGAAACTTTTGAATGTTATTGGAGACGCTTCTTCCCCACCGCAGTACAGTGACTACAGAGGCAAAGTTATCATCCAAGATGATTATGTCTGCGCTCTCCTTTGCCACCTCTGTCCCTTGAATTCCCATGGCAAGCCCAATATCTGCTTCCTTTAGAGCAGGAGCGTCATTTGTCCCATCGCCAGTGACTCCTACCACATGGCCTTTCTGTTTCAAACACTGTACCATCAGAAGTTTGTCAAATGGTGATGATCTAGCCATTACTCGAATATCTTCGATCTTTGTCATTCTCTCTTCGTGGGAGAAATTTCTGAATTGAGAACCTTCTACTACGGCTTTTTCCATGTCCTCTTCACCATAAAGAATCCCACATTCAAAAGCTATGGATCTTGCTGTGTGCATGTTGTCACCAGtgatcattttaacattcaccCCTGCATTCTTACATGATTCTACTGCTGTTCTAACCCCTGGACGACATGGGTCCTTCAGTCCCACAAACCCCAGTAAGGTGAGTTCAGATTCTTCAAGCATTTTAGAGACCTCGTCATCTTTATCATCAGGGACCTTTTTGTAGGCGAAGGCAATACATCTCAGGCTTTTATCTGCCATGCTCTTAATTATTGCTCCAAACTGCAATTTATCATCTTCATTCATTTCTTTTAGTGCTCCACTTCctacataataataatttgagCACATGGCTAATATCATCTCAGCTGCTCCCTTCCAATGGGTATGAATTTCTCTGTCTTCCATTTTCCTCACTAATACGCCACTTCTTTTTTTCTCAGAATTAAATGCTTCTACATGTAATATTTCACAATTTTGCTTTGTCTCATTGATATTCATACCAAAATCAGATACAGCCCAAGAAAGTATTGCCTTTTCTGTTGGACTGCCAGAAATCTCAGGGACTGATGAAGCATGTGGCTTATCAACGGTACCTGTTGTGTTTAAGGCAACTCCCTCCTGTAGCAACAGGAAGATCTCTGGTTCAATTACCATTGAAGCGTCATCCTTAATTAGCTGATCTTTTCCAAGCCAGAACTCTGTAACTGTCATCTTGTTCAAAGTAAGAGTCCCTGTTTTATCTGTGCAGATTGTTGTGGCTGAGCCCATTGTTTCACAAGCAGAGAGTTTACGAACCATGGCATTATCTTTTATCATTCGCATCATAGAGTAtgccagagttagagttacagctAGAGGCAGACCTTCTGGAATTGCAACCACTAAAATAGTCACTGCAGCTGCAATCATCTCCACAACTGAATTGAGTATGTTGCTGACCTTTGTCTTGCTTCCGTTGTACTCCCTCTTTCCAGTTTCATCTCTGGTGCTTCCAATAAAGTAACGAATCAGCAGAACTGCAAGAACGATTGTAGCTACTGACAATCCAACCTTGCCAATGTAAGAAGCCAGTTTATCGAGGCGTGCTTGTAATGGGGTCTGCTCGCCCACATTCCTGGTTATGGAACTCATCATCTCACCCCAGGCTGTATTCATGCCAACGGATGTAACAAGCATCGAACCAAACCCATCAATCACCTTTGTTCCAGAAAGCAGGAATGGGTTCATGGTGCCATTGACCTCAACATGGTCGCTTTCACCTGTCATACTGGACTCGTCCAACTTCAGAGAATAACCATCCAAGAACAAGCCATCAGCTGGTACCTGGTCTCCAATCTTCAAAGAAACTACATCACCCGCCACAAGATCAAATATAGATATTGGCTGGTGCCTTCCATCTCTCACAACTTGCACCTTTATATCACTGCTGGCATCTGATAGCTTCTCAAATTGCTTAGATTG includes:
- the LOC110620560 gene encoding putative calcium-transporting ATPase 13, plasma membrane-type, whose amino-acid sequence is MLLRSRKTGEKDMLDQEISFTAKHNRRRWRMAFTAIYFTRVLVSLSKKIRDNHTSLLRSLSYVAIDVNDAPRPRPEPLVDIDHKTLTELVKNKSFESLHQLGGAKQVATLLLSDVKEGITGNEADLTHRRNIFGANRYHKPPSKTFITFVFEAFKDTTIIILLVCAILSLGFGIKQHGLKDGWYDGGSIIVAIVLVIVVSSVSNFKQSKQFEKLSDASSDIKVQVVRDGRHQPISIFDLVAGDVVSLKIGDQVPADGLFLDGYSLKLDESSMTGESDHVEVNGTMNPFLLSGTKVIDGFGSMLVTSVGMNTAWGEMMSSITRNVGEQTPLQARLDKLASYIGKVGLSVATIVLAVLLIRYFIGSTRDETGKREYNGSKTKVSNILNSVVEMIAAAVTILVVAIPEGLPLAVTLTLAYSMMRMIKDNAMVRKLSACETMGSATTICTDKTGTLTLNKMTVTEFWLGKDQLIKDDASMVIEPEIFLLLQEGVALNTTGTVDKPHASSVPEISGSPTEKAILSWAVSDFGMNINETKQNCEILHVEAFNSEKKRSGVLVRKMEDREIHTHWKGAAEMILAMCSNYYYVGSGALKEMNEDDKLQFGAIIKSMADKSLRCIAFAYKKVPDDKDDEVSKMLEESELTLLGFVGLKDPCRPGVRTAVESCKNAGVNVKMITGDNMHTARSIAFECGILYGEEDMEKAVVEGSQFRNFSHEERMTKIEDIRVMARSSPFDKLLMVQCLKQKGHVVGVTGDGTNDAPALKEADIGLAMGIQGTEVAKESADIIILDDNFASVVTVLRWGRSVSNNIQKFLQFQLTVNVAALAINFVAAVYSGKVPLTAVQLLWVNLIMDTLGALALATEQPTNDLMKKPPVGRSEPLITKIMWRNLIAQALYQVAVLLILEFKAKSIFGVNEKVKNTIVFNTFVLCQVFNEFNARNMEKKNIFRGIHKNKLFLAIIGITIVLQVLMVELLRRFAGTERLNWGQWGVCIAIAAVSWPIGFVAKCIPVQLKSKEFPKT